Genomic DNA from Candidatus Sulfurimonas marisnigri:
ACTCTTTTACAATATCTTCTTTACTCCAAGATAGATTCTGTTTAAAATCCTTAATTGTTTTTTCAAAAGAGTTTAATAAATCTTCATCAAAAGTAGCTTCATTCTTTATAACTCCAAGATTTGAGAATCTTTGCATATCTAAGATTTCATTTTCGGTGAAGAACTCTTCAAAATCTTTTTCACCAGTTGTATCGCTAGATGTAAACAAACAAGGCCATTTACCTTCTGCTGGCAAAGTTTTAGCCAACTCCCTAGCTTCATCTTCGTCCTTACACAAATACGGTTTATACCCAATATTTTCAAGGTATTTTACCGCAATATCTGCAAAAGATATAAGATGCAAGTCTTCACTTAATTTTGGAAAGAATATATCTCTATTTTCTCCAAATATACAAGACATCAAACACAACTCTCCACTCTCTTGTGGTGTTACAAAGTATCTCTTTATATCATTAGGAGCAACTATTGGTTGTTGTTTTTGAATTCGTTGATTAAAGCCATGGAGCAGTGAGCCATCAGAAAAAGCAACATTAGCAAATCTGGCAGTAGAAATTTTTATATCTAATGATTTTCTCATCAAAAACATTTCCATAATTCTCTTACTAGCACCCATCATATTTACTGGA
This window encodes:
- a CDS encoding UDP-N-acetylglucosamine 4,6-dehydratase; translated protein: MNQMLKLIGREKELFEKDLKNNNKELLEVVSNSSFLVIGGAGSIGQAVTKEIFKRNPKKLHVVDISENNMVELVRDIRSSYGYIDGDFQTFALDIGSVEYDAFIKNDGQYDYVLNLSALKHVRSEKDPFTLMRMIDVNVFNTDKTLQQSIENGTKKYFCVSTDKAANPVNMMGASKRIMEMFLMRKSLDIKISTARFANVAFSDGSLLHGFNQRIQKQQPIVAPNDIKRYFVTPQESGELCLMSCIFGENRDIFFPKLSEDLHLISFADIAVKYLENIGYKPYLCKDEDEARELAKTLPAEGKWPCLFTSSDTTGEKDFEEFFTENEILDMQRFSNLGVIKNEATFDEDLLNSFEKTIKDFKQNLSWSKEDIVKEFFKMIPDFGHKETGKYLDGKM